A genomic segment from Spinacia oleracea cultivar Varoflay chromosome 3, BTI_SOV_V1, whole genome shotgun sequence encodes:
- the LOC130468915 gene encoding uncharacterized protein translates to MTRGCMPIYVPFRVGLFIFSNFGFLLFTEEGMSKLSAADIGKGDMTDWMADIYEAKMQKAKAELEEKQAKDAARASGKKKGTTLSQLKKRAVPAGSETPSTFKKPKPLPRRLVKKDESKVAEGGCPDDEEMGVDKPSLVVDLVEDPLSGIPADVRSQIPAEVARRARSSGAKDKGKDAAAAEDENVPATPHYSSKDRVAICRKVFKAVPAEYVASLPGRKTDAQFGAIQATLLDLFCRMEFCKSWKTRTAEELKAQVAESTHHGDYAFKSIEEVRLQMQTTIDLQAKEVAALRSDKAELLKKILAQDKDMVAMVEEAKTAAAEIRALQDQLREYPQVKEAAEEAEHLRGELETARSQVRTLRERLLESYDQGEQATKDAVKHAWESHMSEYDLGWFQRRMEHSAAVLAAERLGQPPPEFVSSDDEDDAAAP, encoded by the exons atgactcgaggttgtatgccaatttatgtgccgttccgcgttggtctattcattttttctaactttggatttcttttgttcacagaggaaggaatgagcaagttatcggcggcggatattgggaagggcgatatgaccgattggatggcggacatctatgaggccaagatgcagaaagccaaggccgagttggaggagaag caagctaaggacgcggctagggcgtcagggaagaagaaggggacgactctgtcccagctgaagaagagagctgtgccggctggctcggagactccgagtaccttcaagaagccaaaacccctacctcgccgtctcgtgaagaaagacgagtcgaaggttgctgaggggggatgccctgatgacgaagagatgggcgtggacaagccgtctctggtggtggacttggtggaggaccctctttcgggaatcccggccgacgtccgctctcagataccggcggaggtggcccgccgagctaggtcttcgggcg ccaaagacaaagggaaggatgcagctgctgccgaggatgagaacgtacctgctactccccactattcgtcaaaggatagggtggctatatgccgcaaggtttttaaggccgtccccgcagagtatgttgcttctcttcctggccgcaagactgacgcccagtttggtgcgatccaggccactcttctcgac ttgttctgccgcatggaattctgcaagagctggaagacccgcactgctgaggagctcaaagctcaggtggctgagtccacccaccatggtgactatgcgttcaagtccattgaagaggtccgcctgcagatgcagacgaccatagaccttcaagcgaaggaggtggctgcgttgagatctgacaaggccgagctgcttaagaagatcttggcgcaggacaaggacatggtggcaatggtcgaggaggccaagacagcggcggcggaaatacgggcgcttcaggaccagttgcgggagtaccctcaggtcaaagaggcggctgaggaagccgagcatcttcgtggggagctagagacggccagatcgcaagttcgcaccttgcgtgagcgtcttctggaatcctatgatcagggggaacaagcgaccaaggacgctgttaagcacgcctgggagagccacatgtcagagtatgatcttgggtggttccagcggcgaatggagcacagtgccgctgtgttggctgctgaacgtcttggtcagccgccccctgagtttgtatcatctgatgacgaggacgatgcggccgcCCCCTGA